One region of Quercus lobata isolate SW786 chromosome 2, ValleyOak3.0 Primary Assembly, whole genome shotgun sequence genomic DNA includes:
- the LOC115974638 gene encoding catalase isozyme 3-like isoform X2 — MDPYKYRPSSAYDTPYWTTNSGLPVSNNTSALTVGSRGPILLEDYHLVEKLANFERERIPERVVHARGASAKGFFEVTHDVTHLTCADFLRSPGVQTPVIVRFSTVIHERGSPETLRDPRGFATKFYTREGNFDLVGNNFPVFFMRDAMQFPDVVHAFKPNPKTNIQEMWRILDYCSHLPESLNTFTFFFDDVGIPQDYRHMDGSSVNTYTLINKAGKVLYVKFHWRPTCGVKCLTEEEAIRIGGTNHSHATKDLVDSIAAGNFPEWKLYVQTMDPDHEDRYDFDPLDGTKTWPEDLLPLQPVGRMVLNKNIDNFFAENEQLAFNPAYVVPGIYYSNDKVLQGRIFAYGDTQRHRLGPNYMQIPVNAPKCAHHNNHHEGFMNIMHRDEEVNYFPSRFDSARPAERFPINSAIITGRRDRRVIEKENNFKEPGERYRSWAPDRQERFIRRWAEALSDPRVTYEIRSIWISYLSQADRSLGQKVASRVNVRPTM; from the exons ATGGATCCCTACAAG TATCGTCCATCAAGTGCTTACGATACACCGTACTGGACAACAAACTCGGGTCTTCCAGTTTCAAACAACACCTCGGCTTTGACCGTTGGATCCAGAG GTCCAATTCTCCTTGAGGACTATCATTTGGTTGAGAAACTTGCCAACTTTGAGAGGGAAAGGATCCCAGAACGTGTTGTCCATGCTAGGGGAGCTAGTGCAAAGGGTTTCTTTGAGGTCACCCATGATGTTACTCACCTCACCTGTGCTGATTTCCTCCGATCCCCCGGGGTTCAAACACCTGTCATTGTTCGTTTCTCTACTGTTATCCATGAGCGTGGTAGCCCTGAAACCCTGAGGGATCCTCGTGGTTTTGCAACCAAGTTCTACACTAGAGAG GGTAATTTTGATCTTGTGGGGAACAATTTCCCAGTCTTTTTTATGCGTGATGCAATGCAATTTCCAGATGTGGTCCATGCAttcaagcccaacccaaagaCTAACATCCAAGAGATGTGGAGGATTCTTGACTACTGCTCTCACCTCCCAGAAAGTTTGAACACATTCACCTTCTTTTTTGATGATGTGGGTATTCCACAAGACTACAGGCACATGGATGGCTCCAGTGTCAACACCTATACTTTGATCAACAAGGCTGGGAAGGTGCTATATGTGAAATTTCACTGGAGACCAACTTGTGGAGTCAAGTGTTTGACGGAGGAAGAAGCTATTAGGATTGGAGGAACTAATCACAGCCATGCCACCAAGGATCTCGTTGATTCAATTGCAGCTGGAAACTTTCCTGAATGGAAACTTTATGTCCAGACAATGGATCCTGATCATGAGGATAGATATGACTTTGACCCACTTGATGGAACCAAGACCTGGCCTGAGGACCTTTTGCCCTTGCAGCCAGTTGGTCGCATGGTGTTGAACAAGAACATTGATAACTTCTTTGCAGAGAATGAACAACTTGCTTTTAACCCTGCCTATGTGGTTCCTGGTATCTACTACTCCAATGATAAGGTGCTTCAGGGTCGTATCTTTGCCTATGGTGATACCCAAAGGCACCGTCTTGGACCAAACTACATGCAGATCCCAGTTAATGCTCCCAAATGTGCTCACCACAACAATCACCACGAGGGTTTCATGAATATCATGCACAGGGATGAGGAG GTCAATTACTTCCCTTCGAGGTTTGATTCTGCTCGTCCTGCTGAAAGGTTCCCCATTAATTCTGCTATCATCACTGGAAGGCGTGACAGG CGCGTTATTGAGAAGGAAAACAACTTTAAGGAACCAGGAGAGAGATACAGATCCTGGGCACCAGACAG GCAAGAAAGATTCATTCGCCGATGGGCTGAGGCTTTATCTGATCCTCGTGTCACCTATGAGATTCGCAGCATCTGGATCTCATACTTGTCTCAG GCGGACAGATCTCTAGGTCAGAAGGTAGCATCTCGTGTTAATGTGAGGCCAACCATGTGA
- the LOC115974638 gene encoding catalase isozyme 3-like isoform X1, with product MAMMMQYRPSSAYDTPYWTTNSGLPVSNNTSALTVGSRGPILLEDYHLVEKLANFERERIPERVVHARGASAKGFFEVTHDVTHLTCADFLRSPGVQTPVIVRFSTVIHERGSPETLRDPRGFATKFYTREGNFDLVGNNFPVFFMRDAMQFPDVVHAFKPNPKTNIQEMWRILDYCSHLPESLNTFTFFFDDVGIPQDYRHMDGSSVNTYTLINKAGKVLYVKFHWRPTCGVKCLTEEEAIRIGGTNHSHATKDLVDSIAAGNFPEWKLYVQTMDPDHEDRYDFDPLDGTKTWPEDLLPLQPVGRMVLNKNIDNFFAENEQLAFNPAYVVPGIYYSNDKVLQGRIFAYGDTQRHRLGPNYMQIPVNAPKCAHHNNHHEGFMNIMHRDEEVNYFPSRFDSARPAERFPINSAIITGRRDRRVIEKENNFKEPGERYRSWAPDRQERFIRRWAEALSDPRVTYEIRSIWISYLSQADRSLGQKVASRVNVRPTM from the exons ATGGCGATGATGATGCAGTATCGTCCATCAAGTGCTTACGATACACCGTACTGGACAACAAACTCGGGTCTTCCAGTTTCAAACAACACCTCGGCTTTGACCGTTGGATCCAGAG GTCCAATTCTCCTTGAGGACTATCATTTGGTTGAGAAACTTGCCAACTTTGAGAGGGAAAGGATCCCAGAACGTGTTGTCCATGCTAGGGGAGCTAGTGCAAAGGGTTTCTTTGAGGTCACCCATGATGTTACTCACCTCACCTGTGCTGATTTCCTCCGATCCCCCGGGGTTCAAACACCTGTCATTGTTCGTTTCTCTACTGTTATCCATGAGCGTGGTAGCCCTGAAACCCTGAGGGATCCTCGTGGTTTTGCAACCAAGTTCTACACTAGAGAG GGTAATTTTGATCTTGTGGGGAACAATTTCCCAGTCTTTTTTATGCGTGATGCAATGCAATTTCCAGATGTGGTCCATGCAttcaagcccaacccaaagaCTAACATCCAAGAGATGTGGAGGATTCTTGACTACTGCTCTCACCTCCCAGAAAGTTTGAACACATTCACCTTCTTTTTTGATGATGTGGGTATTCCACAAGACTACAGGCACATGGATGGCTCCAGTGTCAACACCTATACTTTGATCAACAAGGCTGGGAAGGTGCTATATGTGAAATTTCACTGGAGACCAACTTGTGGAGTCAAGTGTTTGACGGAGGAAGAAGCTATTAGGATTGGAGGAACTAATCACAGCCATGCCACCAAGGATCTCGTTGATTCAATTGCAGCTGGAAACTTTCCTGAATGGAAACTTTATGTCCAGACAATGGATCCTGATCATGAGGATAGATATGACTTTGACCCACTTGATGGAACCAAGACCTGGCCTGAGGACCTTTTGCCCTTGCAGCCAGTTGGTCGCATGGTGTTGAACAAGAACATTGATAACTTCTTTGCAGAGAATGAACAACTTGCTTTTAACCCTGCCTATGTGGTTCCTGGTATCTACTACTCCAATGATAAGGTGCTTCAGGGTCGTATCTTTGCCTATGGTGATACCCAAAGGCACCGTCTTGGACCAAACTACATGCAGATCCCAGTTAATGCTCCCAAATGTGCTCACCACAACAATCACCACGAGGGTTTCATGAATATCATGCACAGGGATGAGGAG GTCAATTACTTCCCTTCGAGGTTTGATTCTGCTCGTCCTGCTGAAAGGTTCCCCATTAATTCTGCTATCATCACTGGAAGGCGTGACAGG CGCGTTATTGAGAAGGAAAACAACTTTAAGGAACCAGGAGAGAGATACAGATCCTGGGCACCAGACAG GCAAGAAAGATTCATTCGCCGATGGGCTGAGGCTTTATCTGATCCTCGTGTCACCTATGAGATTCGCAGCATCTGGATCTCATACTTGTCTCAG GCGGACAGATCTCTAGGTCAGAAGGTAGCATCTCGTGTTAATGTGAGGCCAACCATGTGA